Proteins encoded within one genomic window of Paenarthrobacter sp. JL.01a:
- a CDS encoding UDP-glucose dehydrogenase family protein translates to MRISVIGCGYLGAVHAACMAKLGHSVVGIDVDERKIAELASAKAPFYEPGLEELLKDVQETGSLTFTTDISAAAGSNVHFICVGTPQKKGENAADLTFVDAAVQGLLPYLSSGDVVVGKSTVPVGTASRLAGVIGQSEPEAHLVWNPEFLREGHAVSDTLRPDRLVYGVSDGAEHNPCVEVLDEVYAIPLSTGTPRLVTDLPTAELVKTAANSFLATKISFINAMAELCDAAGADVTRLADAIGLDDRIGRKFLNAGIGFGGGCLPKDIRAFMARAGELGADQALTFLREVDAINMRRRSRVVELTRELCGDGLLGKRITVLGAAFKPESDDVRDSPALSIAAQLQLQGAVVTVTDPKALDNAARRFPELQYVQDVDLALEKADAVLLLTEWTEYKELDPHLLAKSVSAPRILDGRNVLDPAKWRSAGWQYRGLGRP, encoded by the coding sequence ATGCGAATATCAGTAATTGGGTGCGGCTACTTGGGGGCTGTACATGCTGCTTGCATGGCTAAGTTGGGACACAGTGTCGTAGGCATCGACGTCGACGAGCGCAAGATCGCCGAGCTTGCATCGGCGAAGGCACCGTTCTATGAACCAGGGCTGGAAGAACTTCTCAAGGATGTCCAGGAGACGGGCAGTCTCACATTCACAACCGACATCTCCGCGGCGGCGGGCAGCAACGTCCATTTCATCTGTGTTGGTACTCCGCAGAAGAAAGGCGAAAATGCAGCCGATCTCACCTTCGTGGATGCAGCGGTTCAGGGCCTATTGCCCTACCTAAGTTCTGGCGACGTGGTCGTCGGAAAATCAACAGTCCCCGTAGGAACAGCCTCAAGACTTGCTGGTGTCATCGGGCAATCTGAGCCTGAGGCGCACCTTGTGTGGAATCCAGAGTTCCTTCGTGAAGGCCACGCGGTATCTGACACACTTCGCCCAGACCGCTTGGTTTACGGCGTATCCGACGGTGCTGAACACAACCCATGTGTGGAAGTGCTTGACGAGGTTTATGCGATCCCATTGTCGACAGGGACTCCTCGCTTGGTCACTGATTTGCCGACAGCGGAGCTCGTCAAGACTGCTGCGAACTCGTTCCTGGCGACAAAGATCTCGTTTATCAATGCAATGGCCGAACTTTGCGACGCTGCGGGCGCGGACGTTACCCGGCTTGCCGATGCGATCGGCCTCGACGACAGGATCGGTCGCAAATTCCTCAATGCCGGGATTGGATTTGGGGGAGGTTGCCTGCCCAAAGACATCCGAGCATTCATGGCCCGAGCCGGCGAGCTCGGCGCTGATCAAGCACTTACCTTCCTCCGGGAAGTGGATGCAATCAACATGAGGCGCCGATCGCGGGTTGTGGAACTCACTCGTGAACTTTGCGGCGATGGGCTTCTGGGTAAGCGAATAACAGTCCTCGGAGCGGCATTCAAGCCCGAGAGTGACGATGTTCGTGATTCTCCGGCGTTGAGTATCGCGGCACAGCTACAGCTCCAAGGCGCAGTGGTCACCGTGACTGATCCCAAGGCTTTAGACAACGCTGCACGTCGGTTCCCCGAACTCCAGTACGTGCAGGATGTCGACCTGGCTTTGGAAAAGGCGGATGCAGTTTTGTTGCTGACCGAATGGACCGAATACAAGGAACTCGACCCGCATCTACTGGCAAAGTCGGTATCTGCACCAAGGATCTTGGACGGACGAAATGTGCTGGACCCTGCCAAATGGCGTTCTGCGGGCTGGCAGTACCGCGGACTTGGACGGCCGTAG
- a CDS encoding DUF4012 domain-containing protein, with protein MIAGLLTLAIALVVLAAVAWVSSKATTVKSELQASTNLLPTLKAQVAADDASGAAQTVEALVQHTSAARQAANDPLWKFSAMLPWLGSNFEAATIVATAADDVARLGAIPLVETFQSLDWESLAPGPAGVDLAPIKAAAPRIDAAAHAVRESSKRLAAIDADGLMPQIATPLTEARQQLATLSGELDSAADATSLAPAMLGADGPRRYLLLMQNNAEARATGGIPGALAVLSLDKGHLKLESQTSATALGTFTPPIPIDAEQTAIYSPRVGKFMQDVNLTPDFATTASTAHAMWERSTGEKLDGVLSLDPVALSFILEATGPVTISDTAVHGISSGLPPQLTAQNVVQTLLSDAYAKIKEPKYQDAYFAGAAGEIFGSISTGKADPKKLLTAITKAVDERRVLLWSSSATYQNTIAQYAVGGLISGPAVSPAEFGVYFNDGTGAKMDYWIKRTTQVVKDCTRDGYREVSIRVTSTNQAPADAGTSLPDYVTGGGKFGVPAGTVQTNVVAYGPVFSNIDTVVKDGENIPFAAQRHSDRAVGTSTIRLAPGQSASLDFTFGHIVQHADPKLVVTPTTQRIADVVQAPSPASCE; from the coding sequence TTGATCGCCGGTTTACTGACTCTTGCCATCGCGCTCGTGGTGCTTGCTGCCGTCGCATGGGTGAGTTCAAAAGCGACCACCGTAAAGTCAGAATTGCAGGCATCCACGAATCTGCTGCCCACACTTAAGGCGCAAGTGGCAGCCGACGACGCCAGTGGAGCTGCACAAACGGTGGAAGCCCTCGTGCAGCACACCAGTGCGGCTCGTCAGGCGGCGAATGACCCGCTCTGGAAGTTTTCTGCGATGCTGCCTTGGTTGGGCTCAAACTTTGAGGCAGCAACTATTGTCGCTACTGCCGCTGACGATGTCGCACGGCTTGGCGCCATTCCCCTCGTGGAAACTTTCCAGTCGCTCGATTGGGAGTCCTTGGCCCCTGGTCCGGCTGGAGTGGATTTGGCTCCAATCAAAGCTGCTGCACCTCGCATTGACGCCGCGGCACACGCTGTTAGAGAGTCTTCGAAACGCCTGGCCGCCATCGATGCCGACGGACTAATGCCCCAAATTGCAACACCTCTTACGGAGGCCCGCCAACAACTGGCCACACTCAGCGGGGAACTGGACAGCGCAGCCGACGCAACTTCGTTGGCGCCAGCGATGCTGGGTGCCGATGGACCTCGGCGCTATCTACTGCTCATGCAGAACAACGCCGAAGCGCGAGCAACAGGTGGGATTCCAGGAGCTTTGGCCGTACTTAGCCTCGACAAAGGCCACCTAAAGCTGGAGTCACAAACAAGCGCAACAGCATTGGGTACGTTCACTCCGCCGATACCGATTGACGCTGAGCAGACAGCTATTTATAGCCCCCGTGTTGGCAAGTTCATGCAGGACGTAAACCTCACGCCCGACTTTGCAACGACGGCGAGCACGGCGCATGCCATGTGGGAGAGAAGCACAGGCGAAAAGTTGGACGGAGTCTTGTCGCTGGACCCCGTTGCTCTCAGCTTTATCTTGGAAGCTACAGGGCCAGTGACAATTTCTGACACTGCGGTTCATGGCATAAGCAGCGGACTACCGCCCCAACTGACAGCTCAAAACGTCGTGCAGACACTGCTGTCGGATGCGTACGCCAAGATAAAGGAACCCAAATACCAGGATGCCTACTTCGCAGGCGCTGCCGGGGAGATTTTCGGTTCCATCTCAACTGGGAAAGCTGATCCGAAAAAGCTTTTGACTGCTATCACCAAAGCAGTCGACGAACGGCGGGTCCTACTTTGGTCATCGTCCGCAACGTATCAGAACACAATTGCTCAATACGCCGTTGGGGGACTCATCTCAGGACCCGCGGTCTCGCCCGCCGAGTTCGGGGTCTACTTCAACGACGGTACCGGAGCCAAAATGGACTACTGGATCAAGCGCACGACGCAAGTCGTCAAAGATTGCACCCGTGACGGATATCGTGAGGTCTCCATCAGGGTGACGAGTACTAATCAGGCACCGGCAGATGCTGGCACATCACTGCCTGATTACGTCACCGGAGGCGGGAAGTTCGGGGTTCCGGCGGGGACCGTACAAACCAATGTCGTCGCCTACGGGCCGGTGTTCTCAAATATTGACACTGTTGTCAAAGACGGCGAAAACATACCGTTCGCCGCTCAGCGTCATAGCGACCGCGCTGTAGGAACTTCCACTATCCGACTTGCACCGGGACAAAGCGCGAGCCTTGACTTCACGTTCGGCCATATAGTCCAGCATGCCGACCCGAAGCTGGTTGTCACGCCTACTACACAGC